Within Halostella limicola, the genomic segment TCGAACACCTGTTTGCTATCGCTCATTGGGAATCCGTTCGGAAGTAACGCGACACCCGATAAATAAGTATGGGTGGGGAACACATGGCCCACGGCGCGGCGGCCGCGAGGCCGCTACGGCTCGATTTGCGACGGTTGTGGGCGCGTGTGGCGATGTGGCGGGACGGAGCGAGCCGCGCCGGGACGACTACTCGTCGGCAGACCGGTCGAGCGACGGTCTGGCGTCGCCGCCCCACTCGTCGGTCGACCGCAGCACGTCGCCGTTGCGCTCGCCGGTCGCCTCGCCGTCCTCGACGGCGACGCGGCCGCCGACCAGCACGTACTCGAAGCCGTCGGTGAGCTGGAAGGGGTCCTCGTAGGTGGCGTTCGCCGACACGGCGTCGAGGTCGAACGCGACGAGGTCCGCGACGTAGCCCTCCTTCACGTAG encodes:
- a CDS encoding amidohydrolase family protein yields the protein DIERYLADERGTFCTDGIFGGKPHPRAIGAFGRILERYVRDREVLSPSLMVHKAAGRPADILGLRDRGYVKEGYVADLVAFDLDAVSANATYEDPFQLTDGFEYVLVGGRVAVEDGEATGERNGDVLRSTDEWGGDARPSLDRSADE